The window AAGAAATAAGTCGAATTGATACTAACATTTTTCTTTATCTGAATAGTTTGCATTCACCTGTAATGGACACTGTAATGTGGTGGATAAGTTATAAATTAACATGGATACCATTATATTTATTGATTATTTATTTTATTTCAAAAAAATTGAAATGGAAAGCATTAATAACTGTTGGATTTTTAATTCTGTTAATTACTCTTAGCGATCAAATATCTTATCATTTTTTTAAAGAAAGCATACAACGCCTACGACCTTGTCATAATCCCATGATTTCAGATATTGTACATTTAGTAAAAAATCATTGTGGCGGAAAATATGGTTTTGTATCTTCTCATGCATCAAATTCTTTTGCTTTGGCTATTTTTACGATATTGTTTTTCAAAAACAGGAATTATTTAATTTTTATATTGATATGGGCAACAGTTGTTTCATATAGCAGGATATATCTCGGAGTACATTACCCGGGTGATGTAATTTGCGGAGCAGTTCTGGGAAGTCTTTTAGGCATAATAGTTTATTATTTATATTTTAGATTCATGAATAAATACCATAAAACTTTACAATAAATGTCAAAAATATTACGGAGTTGATAACTCTGAATCAGAAATATGGATACTAATTAGAATTCGTCAATAAAGTTATTTTATTTTAAATAAACATAAAAATTACAAATTTCAAGTACCAAAATGCAAATAATAATCAAATTCCAATAGCCTAAATATCAAATTGTTTTGGTCATTAAGTATTAGATATTGTAATTTATTTACTCACGACATTATTAAATTTTATATGTGTTTCCCGAAAAAATCGGGACAGGCTGTGAAATCGCTTTGCTAGGTTGAGATTTGTTTTTTGTTATTTGGTCCTTTAATTCAAAAATTGTTTGACATTATGAACAAACATTAATTAAAAATAGTAAAATAATATTTTAATAAACTAAAAAAAATTATCATGAAAACAAAAAGATTTATTATTGCTACTTTATTAGGGGTAGTATTTGGGTTTGTATGC is drawn from Bacteroidales bacterium and contains these coding sequences:
- a CDS encoding phosphatase PAP2 family protein; translation: MSNIIEEISRIDTNIFLYLNSLHSPVMDTVMWWISYKLTWIPLYLLIIYFISKKLKWKALITVGFLILLITLSDQISYHFFKESIQRLRPCHNPMISDIVHLVKNHCGGKYGFVSSHASNSFALAIFTILFFKNRNYLIFILIWATVVSYSRIYLGVHYPGDVICGAVLGSLLGIIVYYLYFRFMNKYHKTLQ